In the Ranitomeya imitator isolate aRanImi1 unplaced genomic scaffold, aRanImi1.pri SCAFFOLD_325, whole genome shotgun sequence genome, one interval contains:
- the LOC138653719 gene encoding histone H2A type 1, giving the protein MSGRGKQGGKVRAKAKTRSSRAGLQFPVGRVHRLLRKGNYAERVGAGAPVYLAAVLEYLTAEILELAGNAARDNKKTRIIPRHLQLAVRNDEELNRLLGGVTIAQGGVLPNIQAVLLPKKTESSKASKSK; this is encoded by the coding sequence ATGTCTGGACGCGGCAAACAAGGAGGAAAGGTCCGTGCTAAGGCCAAGACCCGCTCATCCCGGGCAGGACTGCAGTTCCCAGTCGGCCGTGTGCACAGGCTTCTCCGCAAGGGCAACTACGCTGAGAGAGTCGGCGCCGGCGCTCCGGTCTATCTGGCCgctgtgctggagtatctgaccGCTGAGATCCTGGAATTGGCCGGCAATGCTGCCCGGGACAACAAGAAGACCCGCATCATCCCCCGTCACCTGCAGCTGGCGGTGCGCAATGACGaggagctgaacaggctgctgggtggggtgaccattgcccaggggggcgtcctgcccaacatccaggccgtgctgctgcccaagaagaccgagagcagcaaggcgagcaagagcaagtga